From Paenibacillus sp. V4I7, one genomic window encodes:
- a CDS encoding sugar ABC transporter permease: protein MPGSKSSLNIVGKKMKRHWQLYLVVWLPLLYLVIFKYIPMAGVVIAFKDYNVIKGIWGSPWVGLKYFEQFFESPNFWLYMKNTLGISTYGLLVGFPAPILLALALNEIRNGFFKKSVQMVTYAPYFISTVIMVSILIVTLSPNVGIISKFLQMLGVENTNFMGIPSLFKSIYVWSDVWQYTGYGAIIYIAALSGVNPELYESAKVDGASRPQKIIHIDIPSLIPVSVILLILNLGNIMKLGFEKIYLMQNPLNVSTSEVISTYVYKVGLLSSSFSFSAAIGLFNSVVNLILLVGINYLAKKLSNSSLW, encoded by the coding sequence ATGCCCGGCAGTAAGTCATCTTTAAACATTGTTGGGAAAAAAATGAAGCGTCACTGGCAGTTATATTTGGTTGTATGGCTGCCGCTTCTTTATCTGGTCATTTTTAAATATATACCTATGGCTGGTGTTGTCATTGCTTTCAAAGATTACAACGTCATCAAAGGCATTTGGGGAAGTCCCTGGGTTGGTTTGAAATATTTTGAACAATTTTTTGAATCGCCGAATTTTTGGTTGTATATGAAGAACACACTCGGCATCAGTACGTACGGTTTGCTTGTCGGATTTCCGGCCCCGATTCTACTGGCGCTGGCTTTGAATGAAATACGCAACGGATTTTTCAAAAAGAGCGTGCAGATGGTCACTTACGCGCCTTACTTTATTTCGACGGTTATCATGGTATCTATTCTTATCGTAACACTGTCGCCGAACGTCGGAATCATCAGCAAGTTTCTGCAAATGCTCGGTGTGGAAAACACAAACTTCATGGGGATCCCCAGCTTGTTCAAATCGATCTATGTCTGGTCGGATGTTTGGCAGTATACGGGTTACGGTGCCATCATTTATATAGCGGCTCTGTCAGGTGTTAACCCTGAATTGTATGAATCGGCTAAAGTGGATGGCGCGTCAAGACCTCAGAAGATCATCCATATCGATATCCCTAGTCTTATTCCGGTTTCTGTCATCCTGCTCATTTTGAATTTAGGCAACATTATGAAGCTTGGCTTCGAAAAAATATATTTGATGCAAAATCCACTCAACGTCAGCACGTCGGAAGTCATTTCGACCTATGTGTACAAGGTGGGTCTGCTTAGCTCCAGCTTCAGCTTTTCGGCAGCAATCGGCTTATTCAACTCGGTCGTTAACCTGATTCTTCTCGTGGGTATCAATTATTTGGCAAAGAAGCTGTCTAATTCGAGCTTGTGGTAA
- a CDS encoding carbohydrate ABC transporter permease, translating into MLLTVVLIIVLFPLIFIISSSFSSPQAVVSGKVWLFPVDFTLEGYKAVFRNPQIVSGYSNSLFYAVAGTAVNVALTVMLAYPLARKTFYGRNFIMVLLVITMMFDGGLIPFYLVVKNLHMLDTRWAMILPGAMAVFQVIVARTFFQTTIPDEIAEAAELDGCSDIRFITSIVIPLSKPILAVLTLMYAVGHWNAYFDALIFLKSPNLFPLQIVLRNILILNTIDPTMVSKVDQMLAQQGLKDLLKYSLIVVASAPVLIIYPFVQKHFVKGVMIGSLKG; encoded by the coding sequence ATGCTATTAACCGTGGTGCTGATAATCGTCCTGTTCCCGCTCATTTTCATCATCAGCTCATCGTTTAGCTCGCCGCAAGCTGTCGTATCCGGTAAGGTGTGGCTGTTTCCGGTCGATTTTACGCTGGAAGGCTATAAAGCAGTGTTCCGCAATCCGCAAATCGTATCCGGTTACTCAAATTCGCTCTTTTATGCCGTCGCCGGTACGGCCGTCAATGTTGCATTGACCGTTATGCTTGCTTATCCGCTGGCCAGAAAAACATTCTACGGCCGCAATTTTATTATGGTACTCCTAGTCATCACGATGATGTTCGACGGAGGACTTATCCCGTTCTATCTGGTCGTGAAAAACCTGCATATGCTCGATACTCGCTGGGCGATGATTTTACCAGGGGCGATGGCGGTGTTTCAGGTTATTGTCGCCCGCACCTTTTTCCAGACAACAATTCCCGATGAGATCGCTGAAGCGGCTGAACTTGACGGCTGCAGTGACATCCGCTTCATTACCAGTATCGTGATTCCGCTCTCCAAACCGATTCTGGCAGTGCTAACGCTGATGTATGCTGTCGGCCATTGGAACGCTTACTTCGATGCATTGATTTTCCTGAAATCGCCGAATTTATTCCCTCTGCAAATCGTGTTGCGCAACATTCTGATTCTGAACACCATCGATCCGACCATGGTGTCCAAAGTTGATCAAATGTTGGCTCAGCAGGGGTTGAAGGACTTGCTCAAGTATTCGCTTATCGTTGTTGCGAGTGCACCTGTACTGATCATTTATCCGTTCGTGCAGAAGCATTTTGTTAAAGGCGTCATGATTGGTTCATTGAAAGGGTAG
- a CDS encoding ABC transporter substrate-binding protein, giving the protein MKKWNKAYTGTMGVALSLSLVLSACSTESGTPAANTPSGSAPVASDVFSPVGEYPIVKKPMTIKMFAPQLASIENMETNTFTKYVQDKTNIQIKWDLVPDKALNDRKQLMLASGDYPEVILHGSLTKDEQMKFGKQGVFIPLNDLIDKYAPNFKKAMADLPYLKSSITAPDGNIYALPQINECYHCNYAQKLWINQSWLDKLGLKMPTTTDEFYEVLKAFKEKDPNGNGKKDEIPLTGSDDMWAGNISSFLMNSFIIDDQVDKDSGTFLQLKDGKVDLVANKAEWKQGLLYLNKLYKEGLIDPASFTQNSDAIQQLGNRQDANVMGGITTALISYAHSPDEKHPRHRDYVTVPPLKGPNGVQQAGYFAGVGSSQMAITNKATKEQQIAAIRLADYLYTEEAIVLQERGPEGQGWRKAKDGEQDMNGKPAKYAIIPKAETKTTHNDGWEQIGPSLRTFQYRDSWAALQDPFAEGAYEVRLKRESAKYEPFQSKHMYPSSVFIALEDAEVAAQLKTTIRDYIKSNMAQFITGSKDIEKDWDSYVKGFDGLQLGKYIEIYQKAIAKK; this is encoded by the coding sequence ATGAAAAAATGGAATAAAGCTTACACGGGTACGATGGGGGTAGCATTAAGCTTATCGCTCGTTTTGAGCGCTTGCAGCACAGAATCAGGTACGCCAGCGGCAAACACACCTTCAGGTAGTGCGCCTGTCGCTAGCGATGTGTTCTCACCTGTAGGAGAGTATCCGATCGTAAAGAAGCCGATGACGATCAAAATGTTTGCACCTCAGCTCGCCAGCATCGAGAATATGGAGACCAATACATTTACCAAATACGTTCAGGACAAGACAAACATTCAAATTAAATGGGACCTCGTACCTGACAAAGCGCTTAACGACCGCAAACAACTAATGCTGGCAAGCGGCGATTATCCAGAAGTGATTTTACATGGGTCCTTGACCAAAGACGAGCAGATGAAGTTCGGCAAGCAGGGTGTGTTTATTCCGCTGAACGACTTGATTGATAAATATGCGCCGAACTTCAAGAAAGCGATGGCTGATCTGCCTTATCTGAAGAGTTCGATCACGGCGCCAGATGGCAACATTTATGCGCTTCCGCAAATAAACGAATGCTATCACTGTAACTACGCTCAGAAGCTGTGGATTAACCAGTCTTGGTTGGATAAGCTCGGGCTGAAAATGCCGACAACGACGGATGAGTTTTACGAAGTGCTGAAAGCATTTAAGGAAAAAGATCCGAACGGCAACGGTAAAAAAGACGAAATTCCGCTTACGGGTTCCGACGACATGTGGGCAGGTAACATCTCCTCCTTTTTGATGAACTCGTTCATAATCGACGACCAGGTGGATAAAGACAGTGGCACATTCCTCCAGTTGAAAGACGGCAAAGTGGATTTGGTCGCCAATAAAGCAGAATGGAAGCAGGGATTGCTGTACCTGAACAAGTTATATAAGGAAGGACTGATCGATCCAGCGTCATTTACGCAAAATTCCGACGCGATTCAGCAATTGGGCAACCGTCAGGACGCAAATGTGATGGGAGGCATTACAACGGCATTGATCAGTTACGCGCACTCGCCGGATGAAAAGCACCCGCGACATAGAGACTACGTAACCGTTCCTCCACTCAAAGGACCGAACGGTGTGCAGCAAGCAGGGTATTTTGCGGGAGTGGGCAGCTCGCAGATGGCGATTACGAATAAAGCGACGAAAGAACAGCAAATTGCCGCAATCCGTTTGGCCGACTATTTGTACACGGAAGAAGCGATCGTACTTCAAGAGCGCGGTCCGGAAGGCCAAGGATGGCGCAAAGCGAAGGACGGCGAGCAGGATATGAACGGCAAGCCGGCGAAATATGCCATTATTCCAAAAGCTGAAACGAAAACGACGCACAACGATGGTTGGGAGCAGATTGGTCCATCTCTCCGCACGTTCCAATATCGCGATTCGTGGGCAGCTCTTCAAGATCCGTTTGCAGAAGGCGCATATGAAGTTCGACTAAAGCGTGAATCGGCGAAGTATGAACCTTTCCAATCGAAGCATATGTACCCGTCTAGCGTGTTCATCGCACTGGAAGATGCGGAAGTGGCAGCTCAACTGAAAACGACAATCCGCGATTACATTAAGTCCAACATGGCACAGTTCATTACGGGCAGTAAAGACATTGAGAAAGATTGGGATAGCTATGTAAAAGGTTTTGACGGTCTGCAGTTAGGTAAGTATATCGAAATCTATCAAAAGGCAATTGCCAAAAAGTAA
- a CDS encoding alpha-L-fucosidase, with the protein MDTNVLAIPTLQQMAWQDLELGMFCHFGMNTFCDQEWGEGTDLPQKFNPTQLDARQWVRTAKLAGFKYFVLTAKHHDGFCLWPTKTTDYSVKSSPWKDGQGDVVREVSNACREEGLQFGLYLSPWDRHEPCYSDKAAYDDFYAEQLTELLTRYGPLVEVWFDGAGSQGREYDWQRIIGLVTQYQPDAMVFNMGQPTIRWVGNEDGVAPYPCWNTAESARESMFTSDMLTWMEGTTSWVPAECDVPIRKRHWFWHPDDESSLHSLEHLMDLYYRSVGHGATLLLNVAPDDRGLLPEVDVQRVIELGDEIRRRFDAPLAVTTGGGTEVTLHLEGEQFVDHVVLMEDIAHGERVREYVLEAKCKGEWVELVKGSAIGHKKIDKFKAVETSELRVRFTACAATPIVRKFAAYSVN; encoded by the coding sequence ATGGATACTAACGTTTTAGCGATACCGACCCTGCAGCAGATGGCCTGGCAGGACTTGGAGCTGGGTATGTTTTGCCATTTTGGCATGAACACGTTTTGCGATCAGGAATGGGGGGAGGGTACAGACTTACCACAAAAGTTCAATCCGACGCAGCTGGATGCGCGCCAGTGGGTGAGGACAGCAAAGCTGGCCGGATTTAAATATTTTGTTTTGACGGCCAAGCATCATGACGGGTTCTGCTTATGGCCAACGAAGACGACCGATTATTCGGTTAAGTCGAGCCCTTGGAAAGATGGACAAGGGGACGTTGTCCGTGAAGTGTCCAATGCTTGCCGGGAGGAAGGCTTGCAGTTCGGTTTGTACTTGTCGCCTTGGGACCGTCATGAGCCGTGCTATTCGGACAAAGCGGCATACGACGATTTCTATGCCGAACAATTGACGGAGCTGTTGACACGGTACGGTCCGCTTGTTGAGGTATGGTTTGATGGGGCAGGCTCTCAGGGACGGGAGTACGACTGGCAGAGAATTATCGGACTTGTCACACAGTACCAACCGGATGCGATGGTGTTCAATATGGGGCAGCCGACGATTCGATGGGTTGGAAACGAAGACGGCGTTGCCCCATACCCGTGCTGGAATACGGCGGAGAGTGCACGCGAGAGTATGTTCACAAGTGACATGCTTACTTGGATGGAAGGAACTACGTCATGGGTGCCTGCGGAGTGCGATGTGCCGATTCGCAAACGGCATTGGTTCTGGCATCCGGACGACGAGAGCAGCCTGCACAGCTTGGAACACTTAATGGATCTTTACTACCGCTCTGTCGGGCATGGTGCTACACTGTTGTTAAACGTGGCTCCTGATGACCGCGGTTTACTGCCGGAAGTGGACGTTCAGCGTGTGATCGAATTGGGCGATGAAATCCGTCGCCGGTTTGATGCTCCGCTTGCTGTTACAACAGGAGGAGGAACGGAAGTTACGCTTCATTTGGAGGGCGAGCAATTCGTCGACCACGTTGTTTTGATGGAAGATATCGCGCACGGCGAACGGGTACGGGAATATGTGCTTGAAGCGAAGTGTAAGGGCGAGTGGGTGGAGCTTGTAAAAGGAAGCGCCATCGGTCACAAAAAAATCGACAAGTTTAAAGCGGTTGAGACAAGCGAATTGAGAGTCCGGTTTACCGCGTGCGCAGCGACGCCGATTGTACGTAAATTTGCCGCTTACTCAGTAAATTGA
- a CDS encoding sugar phosphate isomerase/epimerase — MKIGLSSYSLLQALKSEKMTILDVVQWVKDNGGEHLELVPYGYTLVDNLELADALRDKARSLGIDLSNYSIPANFVQGTEEEFEAEMDRVKQHVDLVHRLGMRHMRHDVTAFTLPPEKMTIEYFENSLPLIVRGSQIIADYAANYGITTTIENHGFSVQASDRVQRVLAEVNRPNFKTTLDVGNFMCVDEAPLVGVRKNLPYASLIHFKDFYFRPYYQDPGEGNWFRTTNGNYLRGAIVGHGDIEIREIIKLIKNTGYDGYVTVEFEGMEDCEIGSRIGMNNLRKLWNEM, encoded by the coding sequence ATGAAAATCGGGCTTAGTTCTTATAGTTTGCTGCAGGCGTTGAAGTCGGAAAAAATGACTATTCTGGATGTTGTTCAGTGGGTGAAAGACAACGGAGGCGAGCATCTGGAGCTTGTTCCGTATGGCTATACGCTTGTAGATAACCTGGAGTTGGCGGATGCGCTCAGGGATAAGGCGAGATCGCTCGGCATTGACTTGTCGAACTATTCAATACCCGCTAACTTCGTGCAAGGGACGGAGGAGGAATTCGAAGCGGAGATGGACCGCGTCAAGCAGCACGTTGATCTTGTGCATCGATTGGGCATGAGGCATATGCGCCATGATGTTACTGCCTTTACACTGCCTCCAGAGAAAATGACAATCGAATACTTTGAAAACAGTTTACCGCTCATCGTTCGCGGAAGCCAAATTATTGCCGACTATGCGGCAAACTACGGCATTACGACAACGATTGAAAATCACGGTTTCTCCGTGCAGGCGAGCGACCGGGTGCAGCGCGTGCTAGCCGAAGTGAACCGTCCAAATTTTAAAACGACATTGGATGTAGGTAATTTTATGTGCGTGGACGAAGCCCCACTTGTCGGCGTGCGTAAAAATTTACCTTATGCTTCTTTAATCCATTTTAAAGACTTTTATTTCAGACCGTACTATCAAGACCCAGGAGAAGGTAATTGGTTCCGAACTACAAACGGAAATTATTTAAGGGGCGCAATCGTCGGCCATGGAGACATCGAGATCAGAGAAATCATAAAGCTGATCAAAAATACGGGCTATGATGGCTACGTAACTGTAGAATTCGAAGGAATGGAAGACTGTGAAATCGGTTCGCGGATAGGTATGAATAACTTAAGAAAATTGTGGAATGAAATGTAA
- a CDS encoding AAA family ATPase has product MYGKIPLFIVTGASGAGKTSVVKELRGLLPDVDIFDIDSIHPFVGDDWNKIQNIWLRVARNIAESGRISIICGTMMPWDVEKCEDYHYFKNIYYLNLHCDDETRELRLRARNWSEEMIEEHKSFAKWLLENADKAYTPSMPTVDTSKTAVNEVALQIREWVRGHIKV; this is encoded by the coding sequence ATGTACGGAAAAATACCGTTGTTTATAGTGACAGGTGCAAGTGGTGCAGGGAAGACATCAGTTGTTAAGGAACTGAGAGGATTATTACCAGATGTTGATATTTTCGACATTGATTCCATTCATCCATTTGTGGGAGACGACTGGAACAAAATTCAAAATATTTGGCTTCGTGTTGCAAGAAATATAGCCGAAAGTGGTCGAATATCTATAATATGTGGAACAATGATGCCATGGGATGTTGAAAAGTGTGAGGATTATCATTACTTCAAGAATATTTACTATTTGAACTTACATTGTGATGATGAAACCCGTGAATTACGATTACGTGCAAGGAATTGGTCAGAGGAAATGATAGAAGAGCATAAATCCTTTGCAAAGTGGTTGCTTGAAAATGCTGACAAAGCATACACACCATCAATGCCGACCGTCGATACTTCTAAAACGGCGGTAAATGAAGTGGCTCTTCAAATACGTGAATGGGTACGTGGACATATCAAAGTGTAA
- a CDS encoding YebC/PmpR family DNA-binding transcriptional regulator, whose product MGRKWNNIKEKKASKDANTSRIYAKFGLEIYVAARKGEPDPEANRALKVVLERAKTYNVPKAIIDRAIDKAKGSSDEIYEELRYEGFGPNGAMVIVDALTNNVNRTASSVRAAFSKNGGNMGVNGSVAYMFDATAVIGIEDKSIDDIMEILLEADVDVRDIAEEDDIVMVYADPEQFHAVQESFKKAEITEFAIAELTMLAQNNVTLSEEGQAQFDKLIDALEDLEDVQQVYHNVE is encoded by the coding sequence GTGGGCCGTAAGTGGAATAACATTAAAGAGAAGAAAGCTTCTAAAGATGCAAATACAAGTCGAATTTACGCTAAGTTCGGGCTAGAAATTTATGTAGCAGCGCGGAAGGGTGAACCGGACCCTGAAGCGAATCGTGCTTTGAAAGTTGTACTCGAACGAGCAAAAACCTATAATGTGCCGAAAGCAATTATTGATCGCGCCATCGATAAAGCAAAAGGAAGCTCAGATGAAATTTATGAGGAGCTTCGTTATGAGGGCTTCGGACCAAACGGTGCGATGGTCATCGTGGACGCACTGACGAATAACGTGAACCGTACAGCTTCAAGCGTACGTGCAGCATTTAGTAAAAATGGCGGTAATATGGGTGTAAACGGCTCAGTCGCTTATATGTTCGATGCCACCGCTGTCATCGGTATTGAAGACAAGAGCATCGATGACATCATGGAAATTTTGCTGGAAGCAGATGTAGACGTTCGTGACATTGCTGAAGAAGATGACATCGTTATGGTTTACGCTGATCCGGAGCAGTTCCATGCTGTTCAAGAATCATTCAAAAAGGCTGAAATCACGGAGTTTGCCATTGCTGAACTGACAATGTTAGCGCAAAACAACGTCACCTTATCGGAAGAAGGACAAGCCCAATTCGATAAATTGATTGATGCTTTGGAAGATTTAGAGGATGTGCAGCAGGTTTATCATAACGTGGAATAA
- a CDS encoding cold-shock protein: protein MYFRRKSLEDLPQENTKIWACKKEGCKGWIRDNFAFEYVPTCHLCLSPMISSVKMLPLLANSNIDMKSLNKGRQIS from the coding sequence TTGTATTTTCGAAGAAAATCGTTAGAGGATCTCCCTCAGGAAAACACAAAAATCTGGGCTTGCAAGAAAGAAGGTTGTAAGGGCTGGATTCGGGACAATTTTGCGTTTGAGTACGTTCCAACTTGCCACCTGTGCCTTTCTCCCATGATTAGTAGCGTGAAGATGCTTCCTCTGCTTGCCAACTCCAATATAGATATGAAGTCCCTTAATAAAGGCAGACAGATCTCGTAG
- a CDS encoding cold-shock protein has translation METGTVKWFNAEKGFGFIEMEGGNDVFVHFSAIQGDGFKSLDEGQRVEFNVAQGNRGPQAENVVKL, from the coding sequence ATGGAAACAGGAACAGTAAAATGGTTTAACGCAGAGAAAGGCTTTGGCTTTATCGAAATGGAAGGCGGAAATGACGTATTCGTACATTTCTCCGCGATTCAAGGCGATGGTTTCAAATCACTGGACGAAGGGCAACGTGTAGAGTTTAATGTAGCTCAAGGCAACCGCGGACCTCAAGCCGAGAATGTTGTAAAACTGTAA
- a CDS encoding CBS domain-containing protein, with protein sequence MKANEIMVRQVYKVKEGDTVRVVIEKFIKHRISGLPVVNDRNEVVAYLSDGDIMRYIGKHDDHVFGSYFYTAIIKGDNEEFHERVRSLLPLNVMKIARKKVFTVDSEEEVEQIAAILGKKRIKKLPVLHQGVLVGIISRGDVIRHSFQSIL encoded by the coding sequence ATTAAGGCAAATGAAATCATGGTTCGTCAAGTCTACAAGGTAAAAGAAGGCGATACTGTACGCGTCGTGATTGAAAAATTTATTAAGCACCGAATCAGTGGGCTTCCCGTTGTTAACGATCGGAATGAAGTGGTTGCTTACCTTAGCGATGGGGATATTATGCGTTATATCGGCAAGCATGATGACCATGTCTTCGGTTCTTATTTCTACACGGCAATCATCAAGGGAGACAATGAAGAGTTCCACGAAAGAGTGCGCAGCTTGCTTCCTTTGAATGTGATGAAAATCGCCAGAAAGAAGGTATTTACCGTAGACTCAGAAGAGGAGGTAGAGCAAATTGCTGCTATATTGGGTAAAAAACGAATTAAAAAACTGCCTGTACTGCACCAAGGCGTTCTTGTCGGAATAATAAGCAGGGGGGATGTTATTCGGCATTCCTTTCAGTCTATTTTATAA